The sequence ACTGCCTTCAACCccgggggtgatcctggagtctggggatcaagtcccacatcaggctccctgagaggagcctgcttctctctctgcctgtgtctctgcctctctctctctctgtctctctctgtctctcatgaataaataataatttaaaaaattttccaatCAGCTCAAAGTTACTCCCactaactgggaaaaaaaaaaaaccaaaaaaaaaacctatgattTTAAGTTACTTCcactaatttattaaaaaaaaaagctatgattTTAAATTTGCTTAAATAGTGCACAGTTACTCATTTGTTAAACAATGAGACAGAATTctccaaaaaaaatgtttttggttttaactCATCTGTGAATGAAGGAGCCATCAGAAGAATTTTCTTACCATAAGTTAGCCCACATGCGGTTAAATTTAAGTAGTAAGAACAGAACAGGCCAAAGTGGGGAAAGGGAGCCTGGCTTCTAATCTGGAAAGCCAAATCTGAAAGTTCATCCTAGTTCCTGAGCTGCCTGTAGCATTGTTTTCTTGCAACTTAATCACTGTTCAACTTCACTGTCTGTATCTTGCTTATCATACTTTCTTACAGGTATTATTAGAAAGTTATCCAACAAACCTTCTGCACATGAATTTCTGCATCAGAGTCATTAAAGTGGCTTCTAAAACTATAGATTATTTAATAGCTTAATAAATatgtacaataagatattttttatctttatttttttattattttttcccttatttttttttcccttatttatattattatatggaGTGACTTCTAAAACTATATATCCTTAATGCAAATATAAAAGCTTAGCAAGTTCCTGAAAATAAGTTTGGTGGTATCTTTTTGttaaacagaaattttattaaagGATTTAGGCAAAAGAGATATCAGACATGAAAAGAAGCATTGATTTAATAGTactagaatggaaaaaaaaatagtactagaatggggttaaataaaatataatatgtcaatgtgataaaatattcaaCTATTAGCTATCTTATAGGAATAAAGTATAATGACATGAGATGAAGGttcataaaacaattaaaaagaaaaccaggctataaaagtatatatacttttatgCAGTATAATTGAAAtggatatatacatgtatgtgtgtgtgtatgtgtgtgtgcacgcatacCTGGGTATGTGGAGTTGCTGTTCTTTCCACTATTATATAACATTTCACAATGAAAATGGTTTACATTTACTATGTAAAACAGTAACACTAAAATTTCTGCTACATCAAGAGAAAGACTTGCTGGGTTTACATATATGGAAGATTGGGGATGGAATTTGAAAACTGGGGAGTACATGGTAtgggaacagaataggaaaagaatggaaaacattaGGTAAAATAAACACCCTGAATACAGTGATACTGACAGAGATAGGCCAACAAAGAgggttattattttttgcttgtttttcttgtttttttcccctaaagatctATACATAGAACAAAGGGattcaaaaacattttagggGTTGTTTCTTGTATATATAAACTCAGGTTATGAAAAATTATGATCAGAGGTAGACAAATGATTATTTGAACAATAAAACTAAAGTTTAAGTAATGAACAAACGGTTgacaataaataattattcttgGTACGTTAAATGTATTTCAATGAAGGCTTATTGTACTGACtaaggaaggaatggaaaaacacAATTTTGGGCATTGGTTGAAAGTAGAGGAGTGTGAGGGAGCTgctcttttctgaaaaatgagagGTAATCAGCTTTCAGGTGGGCATTCAGGATAAGAAGGAGTTATGCCTCATGCGCCTTTTTTCTTGAGACtgacaaaatacaaacaaaatgcaAGAGCATTGTATCAATCAAGGTTTCACCATACACATGTGATTGATTGCAAGGAATTGACTTAATCGGTTGTGTTGGCTAGCTAGTTGAGCAGGAAACTCTCAGGGAGCTGAGGCTTCAGTCTTCACTCCATGGTCAGACTGTCTTCTTAATAAAGAAAAGCTGATTTCTGTTCCTAAGGCCTTTCAATTGCCtggatcaccccccccccccccccccgattatGGAGGACTCGAAGTCAACTGATGCTGTTCATCAGTTCTGCAAAATACCTTCATGGCAACACCTAGATTACTAGTTGAGGAAGTAATTGGGCATTAATATCTAGTGAAGTTGACACATAAAGCTGATGATCCTAAGCACTGTGAAACATGAAATAGTGCACTTGAAAAGCTAGAAGAGTAGTAGAAAATGCTACATATTGACCTTCTTTGCTGAAAATACGCAAATCAAAACATTTTGGGTATACTCAAATATGGAAAAATCACATTTCAATATGATAAGCTAAAACTCTTATTTCTGAATAAATTGATGAATCTGTTTTCTCAAAAAACATAACTTCAAAatactacttttaatttttaaatttttaaatttttttttgttccaagattttatttaagttccagctAATTAAcacacagtgcaatattagtttcaggtatagaactTACTGATTCAgtacttacatacaacacctggtgctcatcacaacaaatgtactacttaatacctatcaccctgCCCACCTTCAGCAATCCTGTTTCTTGTCTATAGCTGAGTCTGTTTCATGGATTGcctttttcccctatgttcatcggttttgatttctaaattccacagatgaatgaaatcatatggtatttgtttttctctgactgacttatttcagcaTAATccgcatcattgcaaatggcaagatttcattcttttttatggctaatattccattgaatgtgtgtgtgtgtatgcttatATACGTGTCCATATATGAAtggataacttcttttttttttattttatgacagtcacagagagagagagagagagagagagagagaagcagagacacaggcagagggagaagcaggctctatgcaccgggagcccgacgtgggattcaatcccgggtctccgggatcgcgccctgggccaaaggcaggcgccaaaccgctgcgccacccagggatcccctgaataggtaacttctttatccattcatcagtcgatgggaatttgggctctttccatgattTAGTTATTGTTgatatgctgctataaacattgggatgcataaaatcactttttaatgATTAGtcatatgtattttgtttctgaGTAGAAAAATCATTACATTGGGAGAGAAATATAATGACTGAAAAAAACTAAAGTCAAGTGAAAGCATGATAACTTTAAAGCTTTTATGAAAGTCTTGAATTCATTAGTTGTAGGGTGAagtaagtttatatatttttttccaatttgaataAAATGTGAAGTTATTTATATTGTTAACCCAATACAGATTTCTGAATAACCAGttctttattataaatcacagcaTACAACAATGAATTTCTGGCCCAGTTTAATGTATCTTTAAACGATTGTATCCTGTTCTTAATAACTAATAATTTGAACTAAGCTTATACCGATGCAGAAGGCAGTAagtctttcatggttttctttgcttttgataccagagaattctttttaatttttttcaagattttatttatttgagagtgagtgagcatgagcggGGGTGGGATTATActgttatatagttatataagaGATAtggttatatgttaattaattaggTGTATGACTAACTATTAGAATCAATTACAGCAgagtagggagctggatgtggagctttatcccgggaccctgggatgacctgagctgaaagcagatgcttcactgattgagccaccaggcaccccaattatCAGAGAGTTATTTTGAGCATATATTGTGTGTACAAAGTTACTGCAATTTAGATCCTTACTAACTCAtctcaaggaatttttttaagaaaaagtataaaaagtgaGAGGCGGCGACCCCGCTGTTACAGAAGGTTGCGTGGCCACGCCGGGCTCCTGGCAGCAGCTCTGCAGGCCTTGGCCCCCTTAGACAAACATGGAGGTggcaccccaaaagaaagataagaaacgTTGAAACCAACCAATATTTAGACAACATGGgccacaaagaaaaatgaaaaagtgggTATATTCAACTGTCAGGGTGTGGGAGGAAATCATCATGCCCCGTTGGCTATCATGAAACCAGTGGCGATGAAAACAGGTGCGTGTGTATCCTTATGAGTTACCAGTTTCAGGCCTGGAGGACCCAACAGCGTGCAACGGGCAGTTATTCCTTGGTAGAAGGTAAatgtcctcttttctttctatgGGAATCCTCATTTTATTAAGTAAATACTATCTGtctgcaacctttttttttttttttttttttttttttttttatctgtctgCAACCTTAAGGAACCATTTACTTTACTACCTGACACATGACATCGAGGGAACCCTATCCTGGATAATGAAAGTATTTCATTTGGGGGATTCACATGATCTTTGTTCACTAGGGATAtggctttgaaataaaaatggtatgTTTCTTCACTACTGGGAAAACGATGAGTCGCTCTGTGTCTGCGGCAGAGACAGGAGGCCACACCGAGGACTCCAGGCACATGCATGTCCCAGAGGAGGAAaagcagcagagacagagagaaaggcaggggctgcagggacagCAGGGAGGGCATGAGCAGGATGGTCAGTAGTCGGTTGTCTCTGGTGGAAATGTGGCCCAAGTACCTTCTGGTCTCGCCTGGGTGACACTTGGAATGGACTAAAGTACCATgatgtataatttaaaagcatcagaggAAATTTTTATACAAAGTTAACTTTTATTACAAACAAAATTCATGAACCAATTATAGAGGTTTATGGCAaccacaaaaatagaaacagcgcaacgagaggggaggggaagcctTCCATTGGGCTGCAGGCATCACGAGCTGCTGCTCGGTGGCCGAGGCCGGCTTCTCTGCTAAGGCAGGTGGCTGCACCAGCCCTTTGAAGAACTTGAGAGCAGGCACTGGGGCCTGCTTCACCTTTTGGAGGGGCCACGGGTGCAGGTGGTTCCTCCAGGTCTGGACAGTGAATCACAGGTGTGACCAACACCTGCAGTGGCTTCGAATCAGCAGGTGCCATCTCTGCTCCTGCCAAGCACTCAGCTTCAGCAGCCGTGACCAGTTCGATCATCTCAGGCCCTGATGGCTCATCAGGTCCCGTAGTGGTAGCTGGGGCGGGCTCTTGACATGGTTCATGATGTTGCTCAGGGGCCGAAGCTGGTTGCTGCACTGAAACAGGTGGCTGCTCCAGCTCTTCAGGGACCTTGATTGCAGCCTCTGGGGACTGCTCCTCATCCAGGGCAGCCAAGGGTGCAGGTGGCTCCTCCAGGTTGGGACAGTGAATTAGAGGTGTGCCCACCATGTGCATTGGCTTCAACTCAGCAGCTGGCATATTGACTTGGGCGAAACACTCAGCTCCAACAGCGGTGTCTGGCTTGAACAGATCAGGCCCAGAAGCTTCAGCTGACCCCACGGTAGGAGACTGGGCAGGCTCTTGAGGTGGTTCAGCATGTTGCTCAAGGGCCGAAGCTGGTTGCTCGACTGAGGTTGGTGGTTGCTTCGGCATGTCGGGGACCACGATAGTGTGCACCCGGGCCTGCTCTTCTTCCAAGGTGGCCAAGGTTTCAGGTGGCTCCACCAGGTTGGGACAGTGAATTGGAGCTGTGACCACCACTTGCATTGGCTTGAACACAGAACCTGGCATCTCAGCTGGTGCCAAGCACTCAACTCCAGCCGCCGTGCCCGGCTCAATCACCGTAGGCCCTGAACTCACCTTGAGCCCGCGCTGGCCTCTCTTAGCTATGCAGGGCACTTTCCCGTTCCTCAAGGAGGTGGAGCAGAGgttctcttcctcccactcctgccccctctcctgtGTGGATCTCTGTAAAGACAGTGCCCGGCAGCCAGGCAGGATGCCTCAGCGCCCGGTCTGGCTGCCTTGGCTGGGCCTCACACCCAGCTAACTCCATTCCAGACACACCACACCACAGTCAGCACACACCTCCCCcaaggagagaaaagggatgCAGCTCTAGGACCTTGGGTTAACTCTGGGATGGGTAAGAGGCACCTCAGGAATCGTCTTTCCACCCTGCCCACCATGACATCAGTGTAACCATGGAGGGAtcaccgggacacctgcccctGCAACCTCCTCCAGCCTGGATGGGACCTGCTCACACATCCCTGGTTCCCTGaaactgaagaggaggggatggggctgcccaggatggctggcacaggtggcctggcctggcctgggctgcTCAGTATTACCTTAGGGCGCCTCCTGGCAAATGCCCTGAGGCGTGGGGTGTGACGGTGGAACCAAAATCCACAGCAAGTGAAAAAGCCGCATCCCTGGGGTTTCTGGAAGCCAGAGCCCCGGGAAGTCGGCAAGCAACAGGAGAACATCTTTGACTAGCGGATGTCTCCAGCCAAATGAGCCTGATGTGTTGCTGCACTAGAATGTGGGTGCCTGGTTGCAAGGGTTCCAAGTTCTGTTGGGCTTTGTTGTCAAAGAAGTGACCTCACTGCCTGGGATCCCCTACCTGAGTCCCCTCCTGGTTGAACCTTCagtgttgtcttttcacttctgTGTCTAATGGACATCTCAAATTTAACTTATGGAAACAAAATGATTTCCCTCCACCTCAGGCCCTCCACCCCAGTGTTCCATGATAGACATCTTTATTCCACTTCTGCTTTGTGGACCATCCACCTTGGAGGTGTCCtagatttctccctctctcacatccCACATCCTGTCCATGAGATTCACAATATGAATTGTGCCCTTGTGTTATCCGCATTATTCTTGCCTCGTTTCTCATGTCGTGATGTGCCGGAGCCAGCTTGGACAAGGCAAGCTGATGTGAAAATCCAAGGAATTTTTGTGAACTGGTTGGCCTCATTTTGGGAGCTTGAAATAATAATTGTAGAACActgtaatttatgtatttatgtttccTATCTACTGTCTGTGTCCACCCAAGTGCCTACAACAGTACCTGAGGCAGAGAAGGCccgaagattttttttttttttttttcctaaaggcaCATTGTTGTTGTGGGGCCTTGTGCACAGATTTTGGGAACTTCAGTGATGAAAGTCACTGAGAAAGAGTCAGAGGCAGTCTTCCAGATTCCTTTCAATGCAAATATCCAATATGTCACTTAAAAATATCAGGTTCAACAGAAGCTGGGTCCTTCATTactgtctcatgagtaaatgtaCTCCCTGTTGCTAGGGTTGCAGTCCTAAAATTGTAAACGTTGTTtctctaattataaaaatgtactcTCTGGATTATAGTTGTTTATTATGTCTTggacaaaattaataatttttcttcatagtctAATGTTTTAAGAATTAGATTTCTTTAATCTTTGTGTTGTTTCGATCAGACATTGATGTgttactattttttgaaaaagttgcttaagatttttttcgtTTCCGTTATATGCTACATTCTCAGCTGTTTGAGATCTTCTTTTATTCATTGTCGAATTGCCTATACCACCTAGCAAATGTGTTAGAAA comes from Canis lupus familiaris isolate Mischka breed German Shepherd chromosome 13, alternate assembly UU_Cfam_GSD_1.0, whole genome shotgun sequence and encodes:
- the LOC106559611 gene encoding fibrous sheath CABYR-binding protein-like isoform X2, yielding MFSCCLPTSRGSGFQKPQGCGFFTCCGFWFHRHTPRLRAFARRRPKRSTQERGQEWEEENLCSTSLRNGKVPCIAKRGQRGLKVSSGPTVIEPGTAAGVECLAPAEMPGSVFKPMQVVVTAPIHCPNLVEPPETLATLEEEQARVHTIVVPDMPKQPPTSVEQPASALEQHAEPPQEPAQSPTVGSAEASGPDLFKPDTAVGAECFAQVNMPAAELKPMHMVGTPLIHCPNLEEPPAPLAALDEEQSPEAAIKVPEELEQPPVSVQQPASAPEQHHEPCQEPAPATTTGPDEPSGPEMIELVTAAEAECLAGAEMAPADSKPLQVLVTPVIHCPDLEEPPAPVAPPKGEAGPSACSQVLQRAGAATCLSREAGLGHRAAARDACSPMEGFPSPLVALFLFLWLP